The following are from one region of the Nicotiana tomentosiformis chromosome 7, ASM39032v3, whole genome shotgun sequence genome:
- the LOC138895076 gene encoding uncharacterized protein, with protein MPHYVNPNSKGFDSNAKCEYHSNTQGHSTENCWTLKKAIENLIEAKAIVVTNNGDTPNITNNPLPTHDNTHFIGMICDDRDYKQSGKTEMVVRTIGPEPKVIVSPPQLAPLIVKGASSSLNLAGSEKTILYVPGSTKKVEVQLGGPKLYIHGGIQKIIPNNGLRNITEPVVIRPVAQLLVTNTKAIPWNYNKTVMTYKGKKIVKEIGKMWGLTRSGRCYSPEELRKAKQARESHLPVKEPVAEKEAEEFLKKMKMQDYSIIDQLRKTPAQISFDDDLPKEGAGHNRALHLMVKCEGHYVKGVMIDGGSSVDVCPISTLLQLNIDTNRIRTSNVSIRAFDGSKRDTIGEIELTMTISPVDFNFLFQVLDMETSYSFLLGRPWIHMARAVPSTLHQMVKFECDGQEIIVHGEDDSSVYKDPSIPYIEAKEGCESIIYQAFEVIEVDQVEEGKPILHPRLSATSMMVASLMLRNGYKPGKGLGSSLQGIVNPIAPFSKKNTFGLGFKPTSANIERAKARKKNGWNLSKPIPHIAYSFVKPQFEEVQNPSTQDDIDGVCQGLKEMYYEINMVQVGEGPSRASVQLISPDTSLSNWEATPLPIGKESW; from the exons TCATAGTACCGAAAATTGTTGGACATTAAAGAAagccattgaaaatttgattgaagcaaaggcaattgtggtaacaaacaatggggatactcctaatatcacaaataatccgctcccaactcatgataatacacattttattgggatgatttgtgatgatcggGATTATAAGCAGTCTGGCAAGACAGAGATGGTTGTTAGAACTATAGGGCCAGAACCAAAAGTGATAGTGAGCCCGCCGCAATTggcaccgttgattgtgaaaggtgcgAGTTCTAGTTTGAACTTGGCAGGTTCTGAAAAAACGATTCTCTATGTTCCTGGAAGCACAAAAAAGGTTGAGGTTCAATTGGGTGGGCCAAAACTTTACATCCATGGGGGCATTCAAAAGATCATTCCGAATAATGGTTTGAGGAATATAACAGAGCCAGTCGTGATCCGACCTGTTGCCCAACTCCTAGTGACAAACACAAAAGCTATTCCCTGGAATTATAACAAAACTGTCATGACATACAAAGGAAAAAAGATAGTTAAAGAAATAGGTAAAATGTGGGGCTTGACCCGCTCTGGAAGGTGTTATTCACCAGAGGAATTAAGAAAGGCTAAGCAAGCCAGGGAAAGTCACTTGCCAGTGAAAGAACCCGTTGCAGAAAAAGAAGCGGAGGAGTTCCTTaagaagatgaaaatgcaagactactcaatcattgaccaactaaggaaaactcctgctcagatatcttt CGATGATGATTTGCCTAAGGAAGGGGCTGGACACAATAGAGCTTTGCATCTTATGGTCAAATGTGAAGGGCACTACGTAAAAGGAGTCATGATTGacggaggctcaagtgtagatgtGTGTCCTATTTCTACTCTACTACAGCTGAACATTGACACTAACAGAATTCGAACCAGTAATGTCAGCAtcagagcttttgatggttcaaaaagAGACACTATTGGGGAAATCGAACTCACCATGACAATCAGCCCGGTTGATTTTAACTTTCTCTTTCAAGTGTTAGATATGGAAACTTCCTATAGTTTTCTTttgggaaggccgtggatccatatggccagagctgtaccatccaccctacatcaaatggtcaaattcgagtgtgatgggcaagaaattattgttcatgggGAGGACGACTCATCCGTCTATAAAGACCCATCCATTCCATATATCGaagccaaggaaggatgtgaatccatcatatatcaagcatttgaggtgattgaggtggaccaagtggaagaaggaaaaccaattTTGCATCCCCGTCTTTCAGCCACATCTATGATGGTAGCTTCGCTGATGTTGAGGAACGGCTATAAACCAGGAAAAGGATTGGGATCCTCTCTGCAAGGAATTGTGAACCCCATTGCTCCCTTTTCGAAGAAAAATACCTTTGGCTTGGGCTTTAAACCAACATCAGCTAACATAGAAAGAGCCAAGGCCCGCAAAAAGAATGGTTGGAATCTTTCCAAAccaatccctcacattgcctactcttttgtcaagccacaatttgaagaagtccaaaatccttctactcAGGATGACATTGACGGAGTTTGCCAGGGTCTCAAGGAGATGTACTATGAGATCAATATGGTTCAAGTTGGGGAGGGCCCTAGCCGTGCAAGTGTTCAACTGATTAGTCCAGATACCTCGCTcagcaactgggaagcaactcctcttcccatcgggaaggagtcttggtag